CAAGGACAACGTTGCCATCGTCACCAATGACGGAGGCCTGCCCCGGGGAACGCGGTTTCCTGACGGCCTGACGCTTATCGAGGACGTTCCGCAGGCTCACAAGGTGGCGCTGCGGCCCATCGCGAAAGGTTCTCCGGTACTGCGCTACGGCGTTCCCGTAGGCTACGCGCTGGAAGACATACCGCCCGGGGCCTGGGTCCATGAGGCGACCGTGCGCATGCCGAGCGCGCCGGATCTTGAAGAACTCACGGCACTTGTGGATTCCCTGCCCTTTCCCGCTCCGTGCGAACCGCTGGGCGGCCATACCTTCATGGGGTTCCGCAATGCCGACGGCTCGGTGGGCACGCGCAACATGCTCGCCATCAGCACGACCGTGCAATGCGCCGCGCCCGTCGCCAGAATCGCGGTCGAACGCATCAAGGCGGAATTGCTGCCCAAGTATCCGCACGTCGACGGCGTTGTCGCCATCGAACACGCATACGGCTGCGGCGTGGCCATTGAAGCCCCGGATGCGTACATCCCCATCCGCTCGCTGCAGAACATCGCCAAAAACCCGAACTTCGGCGGCCTGCCCCTGCTGGTAGGGCTCGGGTGTGAAAAGCTGACGCCGGAACGCTTTTTCCCGGAAGGTTCCATCCCGCCGTCCCCCCTTACCGCCCTAGGTGAAGAGCACGTCATCAATTTACAGGACGAGCGCTTCATCGGGTTTGAGTCCATGATTGACGGCATCATGGCCGCCGCGGCCAAGCGGCTGGCGATTCTGGACGCGCGCCGCCGGGAAACCTGCCCGGCCTCGGAAATCGTTCTCGGGTTGCAATGCGGCGGCAGCGACGCCTTTTCCGGCGCCGCCGCCAACCCGGCGGTGGGGGTCGCCGCCGACATGCTCGTGCGCTGCGGGGCCACGGTGTTCTTTTCCGAAGTGACCGAAGTCAGGGACGGCATAGAGCAGCTTGTCCGGCGGGCGGCCAACAAGGACGTGGCCCTCGGCCTCATCAGGGAAATGGCCTGGTACGACGGTTACCTCGCCCGGGGCGGCGCGGACCGGAGCGCGAACACCAGCCCAGGCAACAAAAAGGGCGGCCTCAACAACATTGTGGAAAAATCCATGGGGTCCATCGCGAAATCCGGCAGCTGCCCCATTTCCGGCGTTTACGGGCCCGGGGAAAAAATTCCCCACGATAAAAAAGGTCTGTTCTTCGCGGCAACGCCCGCCAGCGACATCGTCTGCGGCCCCAGCCAGGTGGCGGCGGGCATGAACGTGCTCGTGTTCATAACCGGGCGCGGCACGCCCTACGGCCTGGCGGAGGTCCCGACGATCAAGGTGGTCACGCGGAACGAGCTGGCCGCGCGCTGGCACGACCTCGTGGACGTGAACACCGGGCCCATCGTCACCGGCGGGAGCACCATCGAGGAAAAGGGGCGGGAGATTTTCGACCTCATCCTCCAGGTCGCCGGCGGGAAAAAACCCGCCGCCGAGCGTCTCAAGCTGCACAACTACATGGCGGTTTTCAACCCGGCACCCCTCACCTGAAACGGCTTCCGTTCCGGCGCGGTCCGGAGCGGTGTGCGATTATAGTGCAAGGAGAATGTGTATGAAGAGTACCGGCGCACCGGTCGTAACGGAGTTCCAGGTCATTCCCGTGGCCGGGCGTGACAGCATGCTGATGAACCTCAGCGGCGCTCACGGCCCCTTTTTCACCCGCAACATCGTCATTATGCGCGACAACGCCGGGAATACCGGGGTCGGCGAAGTGCCGGGCGGCGAAAAAATCCGCCAGACCCTGGAAGACGCGAAGCCTCTCGTCATCGGCGAATCCATCGGCAATTACCGCAATATCCTGCGTACGGTGCACACCCGGTTCGCCGAGCGTGACAGCGGCGGCAGAGGACTGCAGACGTTTGACCTGCGCACCGCCATCCATGCCGTCACGGCTCTGGAAGCGGCGCTCCTCGACCTCTTCGGCCAATTCCTGGGCTTGCCCGTGGCCGCCCTGCTGGGCAACGGGCAGGTACGCGAAAAGGTCGCCATGCTGGGCTATCTGTTTTACGTGGGCGACCGTAAAAAAACGCCCCTTCCCTACGCTGACGGCTCACAGGAAAAGGACCCGTGGCTGCGGCTCCGGACCGAAGAGGCCCTGACGCCTGAAACCGTCGTCCGCCTGGCGGAAGCCGCCCGGGACCGGTACGGATTTTCCGATTTCAAACTCAAGGGCGGCGTGCTGCGCGGCGAGGAGGAAATGGAGGCCGTCACCGCCCTGCACGAACGGTTCCCCGACGCGCGCATCACCCTGGACCCCAACGGCGCCTGGTCTTTGGAAGAAGCCGTCCGGCTGTGCAGAGGCAAGGGCCATATCCTGGCCTATGCCGAAGACCCCTGCGGCGCGGAGGGCGGGTTTTCCAGCCGGGAGGTCATGGCGGAATTTAGGCGGGCAACGGGCCTCATGACGGCCACCAACATGATCGCCACGGACTGGCGGCAGATGGCCCATTCCGTCCAGTTGCAGTCCGTGGACATCCCCCTGGCCGACCCGCATTTCTGGACCATGGAAGGGTCCGTCCGCGTGGCCATGCTGTGCGAGATGTTCGGCCTCACCTGGGGTTCGCACTCCAACAACCACTTCGATATCTCGCTCGCCATGTTCACGCATGTGGGCGCGGCCGCGCCCGGCAGGGTCACGGCCATCGACACCCACTGGATCTGGCAGGAAAACCGTGACGAACTGACCAAGGACCCCCTTGCCATCCGCGACGGCATGGTGGCCATCCCCGACAGACCGGGGCTTGGCGTGGAACTGGATATGGCCAAGGTCGAAGAGGCGCACAAACGCTACAAGAGCATGGGGCTCGGCGCGCGCGACGATGCCGAGGCCATGCAATTCCTCATTCCCGGCTGGACCTTCGACAACAAAAAACCCTGCATGGTGCGCTGAAAACCGGCGCCCCGCGAACATTGTATCCTTGAAGGAGACTGTCATGGAAGTTGGATTCATCGGACTCGGCATCATGGGCAAGCCCATGGTCAAAAACCTGCTCAAGGCGGGCATCGGCGTTCTCTGCTTCGACCTGAACAAGGCGGCCGTTGACGAATGCGTCAAAGCCGGCGCCAAGGCAGCGGCCTCCATCGCGGAAGTCGCCCAAAAAAACACCTTTATCATCACCATGCTGCCCAACTCGCCCCAGGTTTCCGCCGTGGCGCTCGGCAAGGACGGCATTGCGGACAACGCCAAAGCCGGGACCCTGGTCGTGGACATGTCCTCCATCGCGCCGCTGGCCGCCCGTGAGATCCACGACGGCTTGAAAGCCAAGGGCATCCGCATGCTCGACGCCCCGGTTTCCGGCGGCGAGCCCAAAGCCATCGACGGCACCCTGTCCGTGATGATCGGCGGCGCGCAGAAAGACTTTGACGAGGCCCTGCCCGTGCTGAAGCACATGGCCGGTTCCGTCGTGCGCGTGGGTGAAATCGGCGCGGGCAACATCGCCAAACTCGCCAACCAGATCGTGGTGGCCGTGAACATCGCGGGCCTGGCCGAAGCCATGACGCTTTCCGCCAAGGCCGGGGTTGACCCGGAACTGGTTTACCAGGCCATCCGGGGCGGGCTCGCCGGTTCCACGGTCATGGACGCCAAGGCGCCCATGATGCTGGACCGCAACATCAAGCCCGGCTTCAAAATCAATCTGCACATCAAGGACCTGGGCAACGTCATGGATACCGGCCACGGCGTGGGGGTGCCCCTGCCCCTTTCCGCCGCGGTCATGGAAATGATGCAGGCCCTCAAGGTGGAAGACATGGGCGACGCCGACCACTCCGCCCTGGTCCGCTACTATGAAAAAATGTCCAATTGCCAGGTGAAGCGCGGATGACAGGCCGGTCCGGACTTTTCGCCCTCATTTCGCTCGTGACGGCGATGCGTGTCTCCATCGTCTTCCGCAAGGGAGCATTCCGCTCCCTTGCGGAAGGCCTGATTGAAAACAGCCATTCTTGAACTGACAAACCGCCCCGCGGCGAGCGAAAGGAATGGAGCCATGGAAATACTAGACCTTATCATCAATGGGTTCATCACGGCCGGAAATCCTCTGAGCCTGGTACTCATCGTCATATGCGTAGCTATCGGCATCATTTTTGGGGCCATTCCCGGCCTCTCCGCCACCATGGCCGTGGCTCTGTTTCTTCCGGTGACATACGGCCTGCAACCGAGCATCGCCATGTCCGTGCTTATGGCGTTGTATATCGGCGGGGTTTCCGGCGGGCTTATTTCCGCCATTCTGTTGCGTATTCCCGGCACCCCTTCCTCGGTGGCCACCTGTTTCGACGGGCATCCGCTGGCTGCCAGGGGCGAGGCGCCCAAAGCGCTGGGCGTGGGCGTGGTCTTTTCCTTCATCGGCACCATTTTCTCCATCCTGGCGCTGATGTTCATCTCGCCCTGGCTGGCCAAGCTCGCCATTGAGTTCGGCAACTTCGAGTATTTTTCCATCGCCCTGTTCTCTCTTACCATGATCGCCTCTCTGTCCGGAGACTCGCTGATCAAGGGGGTGTTCTCGGGCACGCTCGGTTTTATGTTCGCAACCGTGGGGATCGCGCCCATCGACTCGGCCAAGCGGTTCACCTTCGGTGTCCTTGACCTGATGTCGGGCTTTGACATGCTGACGGTCATGATCGGGCTGTTCGCGGTGGGCGAAATCATCGCCGCCGCCAAGGATTCCCGCAAGGAGAGCCAAAAGGCCATTACCCAGCCGGACATGAAGAGCGTCAAGGGTTTCGACTTCAGCATGAAGGAATTCCTCGGCCAGCAGGGGAACATGCTCCGCTCGGCGCTCATCGGCATCGGTATCGGGATCCTGCCGGGCATCGGCGGCGGCACGGCGAACATTCTGGCCTACTCGGTCGCCAAGAACCAGTCCAGGTACCCGGAAAAATTCGGCACCGGGATCATCGACGGCGTGGTGGCTTCGGAAAGCTCCAACAACGCGGCCATCGGCGGCGCTCTGATCCCCTTGCTTACCCTGGGCATTCCCGGCGACACGGTTACGGCCATGCTGCTCGGCGGGCTGATGATCCACGGCATAACCCCCGGCCCCAGACTGTTCATGGAACACACGGCCGTTGTTTACGGCATCTTCGGGGCGCTGACCATCGCGGCCTTTGTCATGCTGTTCCTGGAATTTTACGGGCTCAGAATTTTCGTGAAACTGCTGACCATCCCGAAGCATATTTTATTGCCGATCATTTTCTGCCTCTGCGGCGTTGGCGCATACGGCCTCAACAGCCGGACCTTCGACCTCTGGAGCGTCATTTTATTCGGCGTCATCGGGTTCGGGTTCAGTTCGTTCAAGATCCCCATAGCGCCTTTTATCCTGGGCTTCATTCTCGGCCCCATGGCGGAAACGAACTTGCGGCGGGGCCTGATGCTGCACCAGAACAGCCTCGACCCCCTTTTCGCTTCGCCCATCTGCATGTTCTTCCTGACCATCGCCGGGCTTTCGCTCGCGCTTACCGCATACAGGCAGGTCGTGCGCCATCGCCGCATACTGCGGACGAACGGAACGGCGGGCGCTTCCGGCCCGGCCTGCGGGGATGCTTCCAATGGATAGATCACGGAACGCGGGACACGCCGGAACTCCAGCGCATCCCGGTGCGGACAGATGAAAAAAACCGGTAACTGCCGGATGAAGTGTGAATACCATTTGTAACAGGAGATGCCATGAAAGAAAGTTCGTTCTTGCAACGGTATAAGGAACTGCTGTTGGGCGCCGTCATGATGGCCCTGGCTGTGTTCTACTTGTACCATTCAACCTTCATCAAGGTACGCAGTTCCGTGAGCGTCAGCGCCAAACTGATTCCGGAAATTCTCGGCGGCCTTGTCGTTATTCTCGCCGCCGCCCAGATCTGGGTGGGGATAACGCACCTTGCCAAAGCGCGGCGTGAGAACGCAAAACACGGTACGCCCTCCGTTCTCTTCACCGAGGAAGAGAAAGGGGATTCCTTCCCTATCGCGCTTACGTTCGCCCTCATTCTCGGCTACGCGGTCGTTTTTGAACCGCTCGGGTTCATTATTTCCTCCTCCTTGTGCATGTTTCTGCAAATGCTGCTGATGGCGCCGAAGGAGAGGAAGAATCCGAAACTTTTCGCGCTTATTTCCGTGGTGGCGGCGGTAGTGGTCTATATTGCCTTCCGTATAGGCCTCAATCTTTCGCTCCCCCGCGGGCTGCTCGACTGGCTGCCGTTCTGAATAACTCTTACAGGAAGGATTTATGGACATCTTTGATCTCATCATAAACGGCTTTATCACAGCCGGCAGCCCGACGAGTCTGGTCCTCATTTTCGTCTGTGTGGCCATTGGCATCGTTTTCGGCGCCATTCCCGGCCTTTCCGCCACCATGGCCGTGGCGCTGTTTCTTCCGGTAACATACGGCCTGGAGCCGAGCAACGCCATGTCCGTGCTGATGGCCCTGTATGTCGGCGCGGTATCCGGCGGCCTTATCTCGGCCATTCTGTTGCGTATTCCCGGCACGCCGTCCTCCGTGGCCACCTGCTTCGACGGCCACCCGCTGGCGGCCAAGGGCCAGGCGCCCAAAGCGCTGGGGGTCGGCATCGTGTTTTCGTTCATCGGAACGATTCTGTCCATTCTGGCCCTGATGTTCATATCTCCCTGGCTGGCCAAACTCGCCATTGAGTTCGGCAACTTCGAGTATTTTTCCATCGCGCTGTTCTCGCTGACCATGATCGCCACGCTTTCCGGCGACTCCCTAATCAAAGGGGTTTTCTCCGGCACGCTCGGGTTTATCTTCGCAACCGTGGGCATTGCCCCCATCGATTCCGCCCAGCGGTTCACCTTCGGGTACATTGAGCTTATGTCCGGCTTCGACATGCTCCCGGTGATGATCGGGCTGTTCGCGGTGGGCGAAATTATCGCTTCCGCCAAGGATTCCCGCCGCCCGCCCAAAGCGGAGATCGCCCAGCCGGACATGAAGAGCGTCAAGGGCTTCGGGTTCAGTGTGCAGGAATTTATCGGCCAGCAATGGAACATGTTCCGTTCGGCCCTGATCGGGATAGGGATCGGGATTCTGCCGGGCATCGGCGGCGGGACGGCCAACATCCTCGCCTACTCGGTAGCCAAAAACCAGTCCAAGGATCCGGAAAAATTCGGCACGGGCATCATCGACGGGGTGGTTGCGTCTGAAACCTCCAACAACGCGGCCATCGGCGGGGCCTTGATCCCGCTGCTCACCCTGGGCATTCCGGGCGATACCGTTACCGCCATGCTGCTCGGCGGGCTGATGATCCACGGCATGACGCCGGGCCCGCGCCTGTTCATCGAGCATACGGGCATCGTGTACGGCATTTTTGCGGCGCTCACCATCGCCTCCTTCATCATGCTGTTCATGGAATTTTACGGGCTGCGGATATTCGTGAAGCTGTTGACGATCCCCAAATACATTCTGCTGCCCGTCATCTTCTGCCTCTGCGGCGTGGGCGCATACGGCCTCAACAGCCGGGTGTTCGATCTGTGGAGCGTCATTCTCTTCGGCATCATCGGGTTCGGGTTCAGTTCCTTCCGGATTCCGATAGCGCCCTTCATTCTCGGCTTCATTCTCGGGCCCATGGCGGAAACGAACCTGCGGCGCGGGCTGATGCTGCACCAGAACAGCCTTGAGCCTCTGTATTCCTCGCCCATCTGCATCTTCTTCCTGGCCATCGCCGTACTTTCCATGGGCCTTACCGCCTACAAGCAAATCCAGCGGCGCCGCCAGCCCGTTCCTGTTTTTGGAACCCTGGAAGCGCCGGAAGGCTAACGTATTTGAAAAAGGCGCGCCGGCCTTCCCGGCGCAACAACTTCCTCGCTGCAACAGGAGACGATATGAAAAAGTTTTTTTGCTCTCTCGCATTGGTTTTGTCAGCCATCGTGCTTGTGATGCCGAATACGGCAGCCGCGGCTGCCCAAAAAGCATGGCCCGCCCAGCCGGTTGAATTCGTCGTGCCCGCCAACCCCGGCGGCGATACCGACATTAACTGCCGCGTCTTTTTGAAATATCTTGAAAAAGAACTCGGCCAATCCATGGTTGTCGTGAACATGGCCGGCGCCGCGGGCGCGGTCGGCATGAACAACGTCCGCCAAGCCAAACCCAATGGCTACCGCGCCCTTTTCTACCACTCCGGCGCGCTGATCGGCCAGATTATGGAATTCATCGATTTTTCCATCACGGGCGCCTTTGAAGTCGCCGCCATGCCGGTTATCGACAAATCCAACTGCTTCGGCGCCAACGCGAAGGCCCCGTACAACAACATCAAGGAACTGGTGGCATACGCCAAAGCCAACCCCGGCAAAGTCTCCTTCGCCACGGAATCCGGCTCCTTCACGCATCTCCACGTTCTCGCGCTTGAAGAAGCCGCCGGCATCAAGTTCAACATCGCCGACGCCGGCACGGCCTCGGAAAAAATCACCGCCCTGCTCGGCGGCCGCATCGACATCATCGGCACCCAGTACGGCCTCATCAAGGGCTATATCCAGAACAAGGAATTCAAGTGCCTGGGCATTCTCTCCGACCAGAAGCTGGCCGGCGCCGAAGACGTGCATACCTTCGCCGAAGACGGCTACAACCTGGTGTTCGATAAGTTCTTCTATGTGGCCTTCCCCAAGGGCACCCCGAAGGAAGTCATCGACACGTTCAACGCCGCCGCCAAAAAAGTTGCGGAAAACCCGGACTACATTGCCGACTGCAAAAAGAACTTCGTGAACGCCAACTATATGACCCCTGAAGCCTCGGTCAAATACATCAACGACCAGGACGCCAACTACCGTAAGTATGAAAAAGCGCTGACCGGCAAATAATCCCGGAGATTTCGCGGGCCGGTTCCGCATGGGAACCGGCCCGCGTTCTCTTTACCCCCTGGGGCCATGCCTCGATCACAGATACAAACGCTTACGCGTAAGGAGTTTTACAATGGAATATATCCGCGAACGCGCGCTCAAAGGCGAGTTCCTGGCCGGGGCCTGGCTGAATCTGGCCTCTTCTCTGACGTCGGAAATGGCGGGCCTTGTCGGGTATGACTGGCTGCTCATCGATCAGGAGCACGCGCCCGGGGACAACATGACCCTCCTGCACCAGCTGCAGGGCGCGGCCCGCTTTCCCGTGGCTTCCATCGTGCGGGTGCCCTGGGTTGACCGCATCCTGTTCAAAAAAATTCTCGATCTCGGCGCCGCCGGCATCATGACCCCGTATGTCCAGACCCCCGAGGAAGCCAGGGAAGTCGTCAAATTCGCCAAATACATGCCCATGGGCGAGCGCGGTATCGCGGGTTCCCCCCGCTGCATGGATTATTCCGCCAACTTCCCGCGCTACTTTGAAAACGCCAACAAGGACCTGATCCTTGTCGCGCAGATCGAAACAGGCCTGGCGCTCGACAACGCCGAAGCCATTGCCGCCGTGGACGGCATCGACGTGCTGTTCGTCGGCCCGCTGGATCTTTCCATCAGCACCAATTTGCGGGCCATGTTTGACGACCCGAAATACGTGGACAACCTGCGGCGCGTAGCGG
The DNA window shown above is from uncultured delta proteobacterium and carries:
- the tctA gene encoding TctA, which gives rise to MEILDLIINGFITAGNPLSLVLIVICVAIGIIFGAIPGLSATMAVALFLPVTYGLQPSIAMSVLMALYIGGVSGGLISAILLRIPGTPSSVATCFDGHPLAARGEAPKALGVGVVFSFIGTIFSILALMFISPWLAKLAIEFGNFEYFSIALFSLTMIASLSGDSLIKGVFSGTLGFMFATVGIAPIDSAKRFTFGVLDLMSGFDMLTVMIGLFAVGEIIAAAKDSRKESQKAITQPDMKSVKGFDFSMKEFLGQQGNMLRSALIGIGIGILPGIGGGTANILAYSVAKNQSRYPEKFGTGIIDGVVASESSNNAAIGGALIPLLTLGIPGDTVTAMLLGGLMIHGITPGPRLFMEHTAVVYGIFGALTIAAFVMLFLEFYGLRIFVKLLTIPKHILLPIIFCLCGVGAYGLNSRTFDLWSVILFGVIGFGFSSFKIPIAPFILGFILGPMAETNLRRGLMLHQNSLDPLFASPICMFFLTIAGLSLALTAYRQVVRHRRILRTNGTAGASGPACGDASNG
- a CDS encoding conserved exported hypothetical protein (Evidence 4 : Homologs of previously reported genes of unknown function), encoding MKKFFCSLALVLSAIVLVMPNTAAAAAQKAWPAQPVEFVVPANPGGDTDINCRVFLKYLEKELGQSMVVVNMAGAAGAVGMNNVRQAKPNGYRALFYHSGALIGQIMEFIDFSITGAFEVAAMPVIDKSNCFGANAKAPYNNIKELVAYAKANPGKVSFATESGSFTHLHVLALEEAAGIKFNIADAGTASEKITALLGGRIDIIGTQYGLIKGYIQNKEFKCLGILSDQKLAGAEDVHTFAEDGYNLVFDKFFYVAFPKGTPKEVIDTFNAAAKKVAENPDYIADCKKNFVNANYMTPEASVKYINDQDANYRKYEKALTGK
- the gudD gene encoding D-glucarate dehydratase (Evidence 2a : Function of homologous gene experimentally demonstrated in an other organism; PubMedId : 3893213, 9772162, 10769114, 11513584, 18364348; Product type e : enzyme) — its product is MKSTGAPVVTEFQVIPVAGRDSMLMNLSGAHGPFFTRNIVIMRDNAGNTGVGEVPGGEKIRQTLEDAKPLVIGESIGNYRNILRTVHTRFAERDSGGRGLQTFDLRTAIHAVTALEAALLDLFGQFLGLPVAALLGNGQVREKVAMLGYLFYVGDRKKTPLPYADGSQEKDPWLRLRTEEALTPETVVRLAEAARDRYGFSDFKLKGGVLRGEEEMEAVTALHERFPDARITLDPNGAWSLEEAVRLCRGKGHILAYAEDPCGAEGGFSSREVMAEFRRATGLMTATNMIATDWRQMAHSVQLQSVDIPLADPHFWTMEGSVRVAMLCEMFGLTWGSHSNNHFDISLAMFTHVGAAAPGRVTAIDTHWIWQENRDELTKDPLAIRDGMVAIPDRPGLGVELDMAKVEEAHKRYKSMGLGARDDAEAMQFLIPGWTFDNKKPCMVR
- the garR gene encoding tartronate semialdehyde reductase (Evidence 2a : Function of homologous gene experimentally demonstrated in an other organism; PubMedId : 10762278, 1705543, 20225875, 9772162; Product type e : enzyme), encoding MEVGFIGLGIMGKPMVKNLLKAGIGVLCFDLNKAAVDECVKAGAKAAASIAEVAQKNTFIITMLPNSPQVSAVALGKDGIADNAKAGTLVVDMSSIAPLAAREIHDGLKAKGIRMLDAPVSGGEPKAIDGTLSVMIGGAQKDFDEALPVLKHMAGSVVRVGEIGAGNIAKLANQIVVAVNIAGLAEAMTLSAKAGVDPELVYQAIRGGLAGSTVMDAKAPMMLDRNIKPGFKINLHIKDLGNVMDTGHGVGVPLPLSAAVMEMMQALKVEDMGDADHSALVRYYEKMSNCQVKRG
- a CDS encoding conserved membrane hypothetical protein (Evidence 4 : Homologs of previously reported genes of unknown function), translating into MKESSFLQRYKELLLGAVMMALAVFYLYHSTFIKVRSSVSVSAKLIPEILGGLVVILAAAQIWVGITHLAKARRENAKHGTPSVLFTEEEKGDSFPIALTFALILGYAVVFEPLGFIISSSLCMFLQMLLMAPKERKNPKLFALISVVAAVVVYIAFRIGLNLSLPRGLLDWLPF
- the garD gene encoding (D)-galactarate dehydrogenase (Evidence 2a : Function of homologous gene experimentally demonstrated in an other organism; PubMedId : 10762278, 20225875, 2407727, 9772162; Product type e : enzyme); the encoded protein is MRSDTPLYLKINAKDNVAIVTNDGGLPRGTRFPDGLTLIEDVPQAHKVALRPIAKGSPVLRYGVPVGYALEDIPPGAWVHEATVRMPSAPDLEELTALVDSLPFPAPCEPLGGHTFMGFRNADGSVGTRNMLAISTTVQCAAPVARIAVERIKAELLPKYPHVDGVVAIEHAYGCGVAIEAPDAYIPIRSLQNIAKNPNFGGLPLLVGLGCEKLTPERFFPEGSIPPSPLTALGEEHVINLQDERFIGFESMIDGIMAAAAKRLAILDARRRETCPASEIVLGLQCGGSDAFSGAAANPAVGVAADMLVRCGATVFFSEVTEVRDGIEQLVRRAANKDVALGLIREMAWYDGYLARGGADRSANTSPGNKKGGLNNIVEKSMGSIAKSGSCPISGVYGPGEKIPHDKKGLFFAATPASDIVCGPSQVAAGMNVLVFITGRGTPYGLAEVPTIKVVTRNELAARWHDLVDVNTGPIVTGGSTIEEKGREIFDLILQVAGGKKPAAERLKLHNYMAVFNPAPLT
- a CDS encoding conserved membrane hypothetical protein (Evidence 4 : Homologs of previously reported genes of unknown function), which encodes MDIFDLIINGFITAGSPTSLVLIFVCVAIGIVFGAIPGLSATMAVALFLPVTYGLEPSNAMSVLMALYVGAVSGGLISAILLRIPGTPSSVATCFDGHPLAAKGQAPKALGVGIVFSFIGTILSILALMFISPWLAKLAIEFGNFEYFSIALFSLTMIATLSGDSLIKGVFSGTLGFIFATVGIAPIDSAQRFTFGYIELMSGFDMLPVMIGLFAVGEIIASAKDSRRPPKAEIAQPDMKSVKGFGFSVQEFIGQQWNMFRSALIGIGIGILPGIGGGTANILAYSVAKNQSKDPEKFGTGIIDGVVASETSNNAAIGGALIPLLTLGIPGDTVTAMLLGGLMIHGMTPGPRLFIEHTGIVYGIFAALTIASFIMLFMEFYGLRIFVKLLTIPKYILLPVIFCLCGVGAYGLNSRVFDLWSVILFGIIGFGFSSFRIPIAPFILGFILGPMAETNLRRGLMLHQNSLEPLYSSPICIFFLAIAVLSMGLTAYKQIQRRRQPVPVFGTLEAPEG
- the garL gene encoding 5-keto-4-deoxy-D-glucarate aldolase — translated: MEYIRERALKGEFLAGAWLNLASSLTSEMAGLVGYDWLLIDQEHAPGDNMTLLHQLQGAARFPVASIVRVPWVDRILFKKILDLGAAGIMTPYVQTPEEAREVVKFAKYMPMGERGIAGSPRCMDYSANFPRYFENANKDLILVAQIETGLALDNAEAIAAVDGIDVLFVGPLDLSISTNLRAMFDDPKYVDNLRRVAAAAKKHGKACGILLPNVKWIPLLKELGFTFIACGSDGGFVLNGMKSTLEALRA